The following are from one region of the Halodesulfurarchaeum sp. HSR-GB genome:
- a CDS encoding DUF2240 family protein, translating into MSLRVAVAAPFQRAGREQLSEQAFVVDLAVDRNWVSPDQAKTLIELGRKRGLLQSVDEELQATFDPTSVTVPDGFVPDETLFQDRSPIEAIIDTLVASGLDRRETVAAINTLQESLSVTAGTAGVLYARKRGVDVSEIATEVNTELRS; encoded by the coding sequence ATGAGTCTGCGTGTCGCGGTCGCCGCGCCCTTCCAGCGGGCGGGGCGGGAGCAACTCTCCGAACAGGCCTTCGTCGTCGATCTGGCGGTGGATCGCAACTGGGTCTCCCCCGATCAGGCAAAGACGCTGATCGAACTCGGCCGGAAGCGGGGCCTTCTCCAGTCGGTCGACGAGGAACTCCAGGCCACGTTCGATCCCACCTCGGTCACCGTCCCCGACGGGTTCGTCCCGGACGAGACGCTCTTCCAGGACCGATCGCCGATCGAGGCGATAATCGACACGCTCGTCGCGTCGGGGCTGGACCGCCGCGAGACCGTCGCCGCGATCAACACCCTCCAGGAGTCCCTCTCGGTGACCGCCGGGACGGCTGGCGTGCTCTACGCTCGAAAGCGGGGCGTCGACGTCTCGGAGATCGCCACCGAAGTCAACACGGAGTTGCGTTCCTGA
- a CDS encoding 30S ribosomal protein S8e — MQDQGRSTRTKTGGRVHRHTTKKKKHQLGNSPTETQFDEPSYRTVAGRGNTTKIRALATNVANVTTEGETERVDIENVVDNPANPNYARRNIITKGAIIETELGFARVTSRPGQTGQVNAKTVDYEPEE; from the coding sequence ATGCAAGATCAGGGTCGCTCCACGCGCACCAAGACCGGCGGCCGCGTCCACCGGCACACGACCAAGAAGAAGAAACACCAGCTCGGCAACAGCCCGACCGAGACCCAGTTCGACGAGCCGTCCTACCGGACGGTTGCCGGCCGGGGCAACACCACGAAGATCCGCGCGCTCGCGACCAACGTCGCCAACGTGACGACCGAGGGCGAAACCGAGCGTGTCGACATCGAGAACGTCGTCGACAACCCCGCGAACCCGAACTACGCTCGCCGGAACATCATCACGAAGGGTGCGATCATCGAGACCGAACTCGGCTTCGCGCGAGTGACCTCCCGACCCGGCCAGACCGGCCAGGTCAACGCGAAGACCGTCGACTACGAGCCCGAGGAGTAG
- a CDS encoding CDC48 family AAA ATPase, producing the protein MNEVQLEVAKAYPNDSGRGIARLDPDTLLHLKLSPGDIIEIEGAEWTAAKVWRADRQDWNSDTVRIDGFTRQNADVGIGERVTIRKASTEPADRLVLAPPEDASVQFGSDAAGMVKRQILKRPVVARDIVPVMSSTNHPFMRSPGQAIPLIAVETEPEGTVLITEDTEVELREEPIAGFERTGGGITYEDIGGLDKEIQRVREMVELPMKHPQVFKKLGIEPPQGVLLHGPPGTGKTLLAKAVANETAASFFSIAGPEIISKYYGESEQQLREIFEDAKEDAPAIVFIDELDSIAPKREDVTGEVERRVVAQLLTMMDGLEGRGQVIVIAATNRVDAVDPALRRPGRFDREIEIGVPDEVGREEILRVHTRGMPLAEDVALSELADDTHGFVGADIESLSKEAAMRALRRYLPEIDLDEQEVPASLIDRMIVTERDFEGALNEVEPSAMREVLVELPKVTWDDVGGLESVKSQIKESVEWPLSGAENFERLGVDPPAGVLLYGPPGTGKTLMAKAVANETDANFISVRGPQLLSKWVGESEKAIRQTFRKARQVSPTVVFFDELDSLAPGRGQDAGNNVSERVVNQLLTELDGLEQMEGVMVVAATNRPDIIDPALIRSGRFDRLVMVGQPDEAGREEILRIHTADTPLSPDVSLREIAERTDGFVGSDLATVAREAAIEALRDDPDAEVVEMSHFRAALEDVRPTVTDDLLEYYDQVEEELTGGTGPGAAGRDHERHVGFQ; encoded by the coding sequence ATGAACGAAGTCCAACTCGAGGTGGCAAAGGCCTACCCGAACGACTCGGGCCGCGGTATCGCTCGCCTCGATCCGGATACGCTGTTGCATCTCAAACTCAGCCCCGGCGACATCATCGAGATCGAAGGGGCGGAGTGGACGGCCGCGAAGGTCTGGCGGGCCGACCGCCAGGACTGGAACAGCGACACCGTCCGGATCGACGGGTTCACCAGACAGAACGCCGACGTCGGCATCGGCGAACGGGTCACTATCCGGAAGGCCAGCACCGAACCGGCCGACCGACTGGTGCTCGCCCCGCCGGAGGACGCAAGCGTGCAGTTCGGCTCGGACGCGGCCGGAATGGTCAAACGTCAGATCCTCAAACGCCCCGTCGTCGCCCGCGACATCGTCCCCGTGATGTCGAGCACCAACCACCCCTTCATGCGCTCGCCGGGCCAGGCGATCCCGCTGATCGCCGTCGAGACCGAGCCGGAGGGTACGGTGCTGATCACCGAGGACACCGAGGTCGAACTCCGCGAGGAGCCCATCGCCGGCTTCGAGCGCACCGGCGGCGGCATCACCTACGAGGACATCGGCGGCCTGGACAAGGAGATCCAGCGGGTCCGCGAGATGGTCGAGTTGCCGATGAAACACCCACAGGTGTTCAAGAAACTCGGCATCGAGCCACCGCAGGGGGTGCTCCTCCACGGCCCGCCCGGGACGGGCAAGACCCTCCTCGCGAAGGCCGTGGCCAACGAGACCGCCGCGAGTTTCTTCTCCATCGCCGGCCCGGAGATCATCTCGAAGTACTACGGCGAATCCGAACAGCAACTCCGGGAGATCTTCGAGGACGCCAAAGAGGACGCGCCGGCGATCGTCTTCATCGACGAACTGGACTCAATTGCGCCGAAACGCGAGGACGTGACCGGCGAGGTCGAGCGCCGGGTCGTCGCCCAGTTATTGACCATGATGGACGGCCTGGAGGGTCGCGGCCAGGTCATCGTGATCGCGGCGACCAACCGGGTCGATGCCGTCGATCCGGCGCTGCGTCGCCCCGGTCGATTCGACCGCGAGATCGAGATCGGCGTTCCGGACGAGGTCGGCCGCGAGGAGATCCTGCGGGTCCACACCCGCGGGATGCCCCTGGCCGAGGACGTGGCGCTCTCCGAACTCGCGGATGACACCCACGGCTTCGTGGGCGCGGACATCGAGTCCCTCTCCAAGGAGGCCGCGATGCGGGCGCTCCGTCGCTATCTCCCCGAGATCGACCTGGACGAACAGGAGGTGCCCGCCTCGCTGATCGACCGGATGATCGTCACCGAACGGGACTTCGAAGGGGCGCTCAACGAGGTCGAGCCCTCGGCGATGCGGGAGGTGCTGGTCGAACTCCCGAAGGTCACCTGGGACGACGTGGGTGGCCTCGAATCGGTCAAATCCCAGATCAAAGAGAGCGTCGAGTGGCCGCTCTCCGGTGCGGAGAACTTCGAGCGCCTGGGCGTGGACCCGCCTGCGGGCGTGTTGCTCTACGGGCCGCCCGGGACGGGCAAGACCCTGATGGCCAAGGCGGTGGCAAACGAGACCGACGCCAACTTCATCAGCGTGCGCGGGCCACAGCTCCTCTCGAAGTGGGTCGGCGAATCCGAGAAGGCCATCCGGCAGACCTTCCGGAAGGCCAGACAGGTCAGCCCCACGGTGGTCTTCTTCGACGAACTCGACAGCCTGGCTCCCGGGCGCGGGCAGGACGCGGGGAACAACGTCTCCGAGCGGGTGGTCAATCAGTTGTTGACTGAACTCGATGGCCTCGAACAGATGGAGGGGGTCATGGTCGTCGCCGCGACGAACCGCCCCGATATCATCGACCCCGCGCTCATTCGCTCGGGTCGGTTCGACCGCCTGGTGATGGTCGGCCAGCCCGACGAGGCGGGTCGGGAGGAGATCCTGCGGATCCACACGGCGGACACGCCGCTCTCGCCGGACGTGAGTCTGCGGGAGATCGCCGAACGGACCGACGGCTTCGTGGGTTCGGACCTGGCGACGGTGGCCCGGGAGGCCGCCATCGAGGCGCTGCGGGACGACCCCGACGCCGAGGTCGTGGAGATGTCACACTTCCGGGCGGCCCTGGAGGACGTGCGGCCGACGGTCACTGACGACCTGCTCGAGTACTACGACCAGGTCGAAGAAGAGTTGACCGGAGGGACGGGCCCCGGTGCTGCTGGCCGGGACCACGAACGTCACGTCGGCTTCCAGTAA
- the radB gene encoding DNA repair and recombination protein RadB has translation MTDDVPTGCGALDDLLGGGFERGTATQLYGPPGAGKTNLALSASVAVAKAGGEALYVDTEGLSVERFEQILDGQTDETEAVARNIVVTEATDFEEQAEAVRDAAEFAERMDLIVLDSATGFYRLKRTGDAERGDTLRAVADQVTHLLALARKHDLAVVLTNQVFSDPESESGRPKPLGGHTLSHWTGTIVRLDRYKGGNRRAILEKHRAKPEGEQADFRITGAGIEDAERR, from the coding sequence GTGACAGACGACGTGCCCACCGGCTGTGGGGCTCTCGATGACCTCCTCGGCGGCGGGTTCGAGCGCGGGACGGCGACCCAGCTCTATGGGCCGCCCGGCGCGGGCAAGACCAACCTCGCGTTGAGCGCCAGCGTCGCCGTGGCGAAGGCGGGCGGTGAGGCCCTCTACGTCGACACCGAGGGCCTGTCCGTCGAGCGCTTCGAGCAGATACTGGACGGCCAGACCGACGAGACCGAGGCCGTCGCGCGGAACATCGTCGTGACCGAGGCGACGGACTTCGAGGAGCAGGCCGAGGCGGTGCGGGACGCCGCGGAGTTCGCCGAGCGGATGGACCTGATCGTCCTGGACAGCGCGACGGGCTTCTACCGCCTGAAGCGGACCGGCGACGCAGAGCGGGGGGACACACTCCGGGCCGTCGCCGACCAGGTGACCCACCTGCTCGCGCTGGCCAGAAAGCACGATCTCGCGGTCGTGCTCACGAACCAGGTCTTCAGCGACCCCGAGAGCGAGTCGGGCCGGCCCAAACCCCTGGGCGGGCACACCCTCTCACACTGGACCGGGACGATCGTTCGCCTCGATCGCTACAAAGGTGGAAACCGGCGGGCGATCCTGGAGAAACACCGTGCCAAGCCGGAGGGCGAGCAGGCGGACTTCCGGATTACTGGCGCGGGGATCGAAGACGCCGAGCGACGGTAG
- a CDS encoding AbrB/MazE/SpoVT family DNA-binding domain-containing protein, with the protein MSTGNDIESETTRITRKGQVTIPKAFRDELGLDEGDEIRWEKTEDGIRIKKATGSAGRGMLVEDVPAEKREEMAEEMAAEIRKKRRTEWHP; encoded by the coding sequence ATGAGTACGGGGAACGATATCGAGAGCGAAACGACCCGTATCACCCGGAAGGGCCAGGTGACGATCCCAAAAGCGTTCCGCGACGAGCTTGGCCTCGATGAGGGAGACGAAATCCGCTGGGAAAAGACCGAAGACGGGATTCGGATCAAGAAGGCAACGGGCTCGGCGGGACGTGGCATGTTAGTCGAAGACGTTCCGGCGGAAAAACGCGAGGAGATGGCCGAAGAGATGGCGGCCGAGATCCGCAAGAAGCGTCGGACGGAGTGGCATCCGTGA
- a CDS encoding CBS domain-containing protein, protein MDIADIATTDYIEVPVDRRLGKVRSIFEQEHPKGIIVTEGGEYRGVITERQLLQSHVEDDAKAEALAKHAPKVSRTEDIRETARMLVEGNTKVAPVFEDDSLWGIVTEDLILEAVLDNLDALNVADIYSTNIVTTTESDTVGRVINRLRENGISRLPVLDDAGDLTGVVTVHDVVNVVIRDMSKATVGDRRGEVERVLDLPVYDMMSSPVETVTPTVSVEDAVRTMLAEDIGGVVVTDPDDDRRVDGVVTKTDVLRALTFTEEQQMDVQITNIDLLDTLSRAEIRERITAAADKYSDMQVQHAHVRFHKHNEKLRGTPLIQAQIRLRTNRGQIAGSGEGYGSDNAFHVAMDKLERNVLELKDIRADEKYEGQLLRKLNEL, encoded by the coding sequence ATGGATATTGCCGACATCGCGACGACGGACTACATCGAAGTGCCCGTCGACCGACGACTCGGGAAGGTGCGATCTATCTTCGAGCAGGAACATCCCAAGGGGATCATCGTCACCGAAGGTGGCGAGTACCGTGGCGTGATCACCGAACGACAGCTCCTCCAGTCCCACGTCGAGGACGACGCCAAGGCCGAGGCGCTGGCAAAACACGCTCCGAAGGTGTCCCGCACGGAGGACATTCGGGAGACGGCCCGGATGCTGGTCGAGGGCAACACCAAGGTCGCGCCGGTCTTCGAGGACGACTCCCTCTGGGGGATCGTCACCGAGGATCTGATCCTCGAGGCGGTGCTTGACAACCTCGATGCTCTGAACGTGGCCGACATTTACTCCACGAACATCGTCACGACCACCGAGAGCGACACGGTCGGGCGGGTCATCAACCGCCTGCGGGAGAACGGCATCTCCCGGCTGCCCGTCCTCGACGACGCGGGTGACCTCACGGGCGTCGTGACCGTCCACGACGTGGTCAACGTGGTCATCCGGGACATGTCCAAGGCCACGGTCGGAGACCGCCGCGGCGAGGTCGAGCGGGTGCTCGACCTGCCGGTGTACGACATGATGTCCAGCCCGGTCGAGACGGTCACGCCGACGGTCTCCGTCGAGGACGCCGTGCGGACCATGCTCGCGGAGGACATCGGCGGCGTCGTGGTCACCGACCCCGACGACGACCGACGGGTCGACGGCGTGGTGACCAAGACCGACGTGCTGCGGGCGCTGACCTTCACCGAAGAGCAGCAGATGGACGTGCAGATCACCAACATCGATCTGCTCGACACCCTCTCCCGGGCTGAGATCCGCGAGCGGATCACCGCCGCGGCGGACAAGTACAGCGACATGCAGGTCCAGCACGCTCACGTGCGGTTCCACAAGCACAACGAGAAGCTCCGTGGCACGCCGCTGATTCAGGCCCAGATCCGGCTCCGAACCAATCGTGGCCAGATCGCCGGGTCCGGCGAGGGCTACGGCTCCGACAACGCCTTCCACGTCGCGATGGACAAACTGGAGCGCAACGTCCTCGAACTCAAGGACATCCGCGCCGACGAGAAGTACGAGGGCCAGCTGCTTCGCAAGCTGAACGAGTTGTGA
- a CDS encoding NAD(P)/FAD-dependent oxidoreductase, which produces MIAIVGGGIAGLTAAYRLRQAGREVRVYEAAEAVGGLAGTYETAGAPIERYYHHLSKSEERIVELIDELGLGSDLQWPIGKNAYYMDGTVYPLDTPWEIAAYPYLSVYDTFRLGMLVLGVDMRGGIPSPGAYEDLTAYEDVPIEAFIREHTTDGVYENFFEPLLEAKFGERKTEVSAAWLLGRVRFRGERDLLRGEPLGYLDGGFGRLIDALVAAIGEEHVVTGTRVTAVEVDDGVQSITVEGAESGTREVEAVIVATMPDVLADLTGYESDVSFQGTVCSVVSMDEPLTDTYWLNIGDEAPFGALIEHTNFVDPEHYGGEHLLYVPKYVQSMDDPLWEQSDSEIESTWLAGIESLFPDFDRESVNWIETSRNRRTAPVYERGYLETVIPFDLQAAVGEGVYYAGMASRAQYPERSLDGGVVAGETVADLVLAQT; this is translated from the coding sequence ATGATCGCTATCGTCGGGGGTGGCATCGCGGGACTCACCGCCGCCTATCGGCTCAGGCAGGCGGGCCGGGAGGTCCGGGTTTACGAGGCCGCCGAGGCCGTCGGTGGGCTGGCCGGAACCTACGAGACCGCCGGGGCCCCCATCGAGCGGTACTATCACCACCTCTCGAAGTCCGAGGAGCGGATCGTCGAGTTGATCGACGAACTGGGGCTGGGTTCGGACCTGCAGTGGCCGATCGGCAAGAACGCCTACTACATGGACGGGACGGTCTATCCGCTGGATACGCCCTGGGAGATCGCCGCCTATCCGTATCTGAGCGTCTATGACACGTTCCGGCTCGGGATGCTCGTCCTGGGGGTGGACATGCGTGGCGGGATTCCCAGCCCCGGCGCGTACGAGGACCTGACCGCCTACGAGGACGTGCCGATCGAGGCCTTCATCCGTGAGCACACCACCGACGGCGTCTACGAGAACTTCTTCGAGCCGCTCCTGGAAGCCAAGTTCGGCGAGCGCAAGACCGAGGTAAGCGCGGCCTGGCTCCTCGGCCGGGTCCGCTTCCGTGGCGAGCGGGACCTGTTGCGGGGCGAACCGCTTGGCTACCTCGACGGGGGCTTCGGCCGGCTGATCGACGCCCTCGTGGCCGCGATCGGCGAGGAACACGTCGTCACGGGCACGCGCGTGACGGCTGTCGAAGTCGACGACGGCGTCCAGTCGATCACCGTCGAGGGCGCGGAATCCGGCACTCGCGAGGTCGAAGCCGTGATCGTCGCGACGATGCCCGACGTCCTGGCTGATCTGACCGGCTACGAGAGTGACGTGTCCTTCCAGGGGACGGTCTGTTCGGTGGTCTCGATGGACGAACCGCTGACGGATACCTACTGGCTGAACATCGGGGACGAAGCTCCCTTCGGCGCACTCATCGAGCACACGAACTTCGTCGACCCCGAGCACTACGGCGGGGAACACCTGCTCTACGTGCCAAAATACGTCCAGTCGATGGACGACCCGCTGTGGGAGCAATCCGATTCGGAGATCGAATCGACGTGGCTCGCGGGCATCGAGTCGCTGTTCCCCGATTTCGACCGGGAGTCGGTGAACTGGATCGAGACGAGTCGAAACCGACGGACCGCCCCGGTCTACGAGCGCGGCTACCTGGAGACGGTGATTCCCTTCGACCTCCAGGCCGCAGTCGGCGAGGGGGTCTACTACGCCGGTATGGCCTCCCGGGCGCAGTACCCCGAGCGGAGCCTGGACGGCGGGGTCGTGGCCGGAGAGACCGTCGCCGACCTCGTTTTGGCCCAGACGTAG
- a CDS encoding CDGSH iron-sulfur domain-containing protein has translation MAREITHEATSPKIIDAEDIDPEKGDVAICMCGLSADYPFCDGSHAATRDEEPDTHYKYEGDDDEGTRRTIAEMVYAEE, from the coding sequence ATGGCCCGCGAGATCACCCACGAAGCCACCAGCCCGAAGATCATCGACGCGGAAGACATCGACCCCGAGAAGGGCGACGTCGCCATCTGCATGTGTGGCCTGTCCGCCGACTACCCCTTCTGCGATGGCTCACACGCCGCGACCCGCGACGAGGAACCGGACACACACTACAAATACGAGGGCGACGATGACGAGGGCACGCGCCGGACCATCGCCGAGATGGTCTACGCCGAGGAGTAG
- a CDS encoding MBL fold metallo-hydrolase, with the protein MARQLTDEVWLVERPRVNVSLVEDDVLTLIDAGLPWDGPAIREAVRKIGFDPDRIERVLVTHFDLDHVGGLRAFPEAETVHVGRADAAYVRGDLTPGFGDRKRVFQRLTEFFRKPPQAPVSPVDDGETIGSFTAVHTPGHTPGHTAFYSDALDVVFAGDLVFSDGETLSLPPWYLSQDTDQLRASVDELASRLPPIEVLVSGHGEPLVSGGSQALQHLAQETCGSGGNG; encoded by the coding sequence ATGGCACGCCAACTCACTGACGAGGTCTGGCTCGTCGAACGGCCCCGGGTCAACGTGTCGCTCGTCGAAGACGACGTCCTGACCTTAATCGACGCGGGACTCCCCTGGGACGGACCGGCGATCCGCGAGGCCGTCCGAAAGATCGGGTTCGATCCGGATCGAATCGAGCGAGTGCTGGTGACACACTTCGATCTCGACCACGTCGGGGGACTGCGAGCGTTCCCCGAGGCCGAGACGGTCCACGTGGGGCGAGCGGACGCCGCCTATGTGCGCGGGGACCTGACTCCGGGATTCGGCGATCGGAAACGCGTCTTCCAGCGGCTGACCGAATTCTTCCGAAAGCCACCCCAGGCCCCGGTCTCGCCAGTCGATGACGGCGAGACGATCGGGTCGTTCACGGCGGTCCACACGCCCGGCCACACGCCGGGGCACACCGCCTTCTACAGTGACGCGTTGGACGTGGTTTTCGCGGGCGATCTGGTGTTCAGCGACGGCGAAACGCTCTCGCTGCCGCCCTGGTATCTGAGCCAGGATACCGACCAGCTCCGGGCGAGCGTGGACGAGCTAGCGAGCCGACTCCCGCCGATCGAGGTGCTCGTCTCCGGCCACGGCGAGCCGCTGGTGAGCGGTGGGTCCCAGGCCCTCCAGCACTTGGCTCAAGAAACGTGTGGTTCCGGCGGGAACGGCTGA
- a CDS encoding FAD-dependent oxidoreductase produces MSASYVIIGDGIAGSTAAETLREHDDEADITVITDEGEPLYNRILIKEFAKGKMPEGPVSIHDDSWYSERDIDLQMNTHVTQVDDDAHEVHTHTGDTIEYDKLLVATGGTPTQLPVPGTDAEGVHHFWTFEDARGIREGVEAADNAVIVGAGLLGIDLAAIAGAHDVENARYIMRGNRWWRYALSLEGAEIMHDAMRDLGVELVLESGVEEFVTDEDGHVEATIDANGDRYESDFVGSAIGLNFNTELLQGTAVEADSDGIHTDSCMRTDAEDVYAAGDIVVFEDPIVGREAQNGSWGSAKEQGDLAARTMLADAGEAVETEEFRWVSSYSITHFDFPFLSFGYPTEGDDEAERKYDETTWRRLAFEDGQLIGGVLIGDMAAQSKFKAIIKSGADVADQKDVLLQENFDVADLDVDVEIDA; encoded by the coding sequence ATGAGCGCGTCGTACGTAATTATTGGCGATGGTATCGCGGGCAGCACCGCGGCCGAGACACTGCGAGAGCACGACGACGAGGCGGACATCACCGTCATCACTGACGAGGGCGAGCCCCTCTACAACCGGATTCTGATCAAGGAGTTCGCGAAGGGCAAGATGCCCGAGGGCCCGGTCTCGATCCACGACGACAGCTGGTACAGCGAGCGGGACATCGACCTGCAGATGAACACGCACGTCACGCAGGTCGACGACGACGCCCACGAGGTGCACACTCACACCGGCGACACCATCGAATACGACAAGCTGCTTGTCGCCACGGGTGGCACGCCGACCCAGCTCCCCGTGCCTGGCACTGACGCCGAGGGCGTCCATCACTTCTGGACCTTCGAGGACGCGCGGGGCATCCGGGAAGGGGTAGAAGCGGCGGACAACGCGGTCATCGTCGGGGCCGGCCTGCTCGGCATCGACCTGGCGGCCATCGCCGGCGCACACGACGTGGAGAACGCCCGCTATATCATGCGTGGCAACCGCTGGTGGCGCTACGCGCTGAGCCTGGAGGGGGCCGAGATCATGCACGACGCGATGCGGGACCTGGGCGTCGAACTCGTCCTGGAGTCCGGCGTCGAGGAGTTCGTCACGGACGAGGACGGCCACGTCGAGGCCACCATCGACGCCAACGGCGACCGCTACGAGAGTGACTTCGTGGGCTCGGCAATCGGCCTGAACTTCAACACGGAACTGCTCCAGGGAACGGCCGTCGAGGCCGACAGCGACGGGATCCACACGGATTCGTGCATGCGGACCGACGCCGAGGACGTCTATGCGGCCGGTGACATCGTGGTCTTCGAGGACCCGATCGTCGGCCGCGAGGCCCAGAACGGCTCCTGGGGCTCGGCGAAGGAACAGGGCGACCTGGCGGCCCGGACGATGCTCGCGGACGCGGGCGAGGCCGTCGAGACCGAGGAGTTCCGCTGGGTCTCCTCGTACTCGATCACCCACTTTGACTTCCCGTTCCTCTCCTTTGGCTACCCCACCGAGGGCGACGACGAGGCCGAGCGCAAGTACGACGAGACGACCTGGCGGCGGCTCGCCTTCGAGGACGGCCAGCTGATCGGCGGGGTCCTCATCGGCGACATGGCGGCCCAGTCCAAATTCAAGGCCATCATCAAGAGCGGGGCCGACGTTGCCGACCAGAAAGACGTGCTCCTCCAGGAGAACTTCGACGTCGCGGACCTGGACGTGGACGTCGAAATCGACGCGTAA
- a CDS encoding DUF5815 family protein produces the protein MTAQPGVPNHESDAEIDLPCGEKKAVADLDLGMREFDCDCGETHAVVMDPHPPSRFLPEEVSDILAETIVTEGGEIEEFGTIPLMGLVMEAHPDRIVTHDASEDGTTGFAVAWIADFEARRLHEIVVETVIDLMQEAVENAEADSAAAKFTTELATFDVEEFVADYREQRDFEDEFDEPV, from the coding sequence ATGACGGCCCAGCCCGGCGTCCCGAATCACGAGAGCGACGCGGAGATCGATCTGCCCTGTGGCGAAAAAAAGGCGGTAGCCGACCTCGATCTGGGCATGCGAGAGTTCGACTGTGACTGTGGGGAGACACACGCCGTCGTGATGGACCCACACCCACCGTCCCGGTTCCTCCCGGAGGAGGTAAGTGACATTCTGGCGGAGACAATCGTCACCGAGGGCGGGGAGATCGAGGAGTTCGGCACGATCCCGCTGATGGGACTGGTGATGGAGGCCCACCCGGACCGAATCGTCACCCACGACGCCTCCGAGGACGGCACGACCGGCTTCGCCGTCGCCTGGATCGCCGACTTCGAGGCCCGGCGACTCCACGAGATCGTCGTCGAGACGGTGATCGACCTCATGCAGGAAGCCGTGGAGAACGCCGAGGCGGATTCGGCCGCCGCCAAATTCACCACGGAGTTGGCGACCTTCGACGTCGAGGAGTTCGTCGCGGACTACCGCGAACAGCGGGACTTCGAGGACGAGTTCGACGAACCGGTCTGA